One Gouania willdenowi chromosome 24 unlocalized genomic scaffold, fGouWil2.1 scaffold_320_arrow_ctg1, whole genome shotgun sequence genomic window carries:
- the LOC114458263 gene encoding uncharacterized protein LOC114458263: MLLLQLTLLFVLVLGGSSDDILIYHRAGDEVIMSCNNVNSSETSCSLINWLYYRDRFTIDIIVSDGQINEDSPQADKLSLGRRCSLTITNISSEDAGAYSCYYGNTYEHNTYVYLTILTLSANQSIDPVGGVTLTCTLWRNHLDSVCEYGSLLLLDEESAELERKDEKSCLSSLTITHQSNHSRQYTCQFVTDNEVKISANYTLVSTAPVDLTSDSTPNKIIFILNIAKICLLIILVVIVTTVQIKYRRRTGAAEDAQDQDCVPVSIFITNQLLTKHTSALRNYLGSQMWSNSSKSNQ; encoded by the exons GCAGCAGTGATGACATCTTGATCTATCACAGAGCTGGAGATGAGGTCATCATGTCCTGTAACAATGTGAATTCATCTGAAACATCATGTTCTCTCATTAACTGGCTGTACTACAGAGACAGATTTACTATTGATATCATTGTTAGTGATGGACAGATTAATGAAGATTCACCTCAAGCTGATAAACTGAGTCTGGGCCGTAGATGTTCTTTGACCATCACAAACATCTCCTCTGAGGACGCAGGAGCTTACAGCTGTTACTATGGGAACACATATGAACACAACACATATGTGTATCTGACCATTTTAACAC TCTCAGCAAATCAAAGCATTGATCcagtgggaggagtcacacTGACGTGCACTCTGTGGAGGAACCACCTTGATTCTGTCTGTGAATATGGCAGCCTGCTCCTGCTGGACGAGGAAAGTGCTGAGCTGGAGCGAAAAGATGAAAAAAGCTGTCTTTCCTCTCTGACAATAACACATCAGAGTAACCACAGCAGACAATACACCTGCCAGTTTGTTACagacaatgaagtgaaaatatCTGCCAACTACACACTTGTGTCTACAG CTCCAGTTGATTTAACGTCTGATTCGACTCCAAACAAGATCATCTTCATCCTCAACATTGCAAAGATTTGCCTGCTGATCATCCTGGTTGTTATTGTTACTACTGTTCAGATTAAATACAGGAGGAGGACTGGAGCAGCAGAAG atgCTCAAGATCAAGATTGTGTTCCTGTGAGTATATTTATAACCAACCAGCTTCTTACTAAACACACGTCAGCTCTCAGGAACTATTTAGGTTCTCAAATGTGGTCCAACAGCAGCAAAAGTAACCAGTGA